Sequence from the Peromyscus eremicus chromosome 4, PerEre_H2_v1, whole genome shotgun sequence genome:
TATTCTCATGTTCTTGGCCATTTGGTGGTGTCACACCTTGGtaccatctcatggagtgagtcCAAGCCAAAAGtggattggttactcccataacactATTGAATATATTTTGCAGGTAGGTCACtattgtaggtcacagggtttgtaTTGGGTGATattaatgattacttttctcctccagcactGTGAACAGTATTAGTTAGTAGAGATGAAGCTTCTAGTTGAACACCAGCTAAATTTCTAATGTAGGATAACACAAATAAATGATATCTTCAGAAATATGTCTTTATCGTCTTTATGTTGAGGACAacaaatagccttggcaataaccTGAGCTGTTTAAGGGATCTATGAGACCCCATTGGTGGCCAAGAATTCTTATCCAAAATGTACAAAGAATGTTTATAACTGCATCAAAAGAAAGCAATACAGTTAAAAAAATAGCTAAACTATGCTGAAGAGATATTATAAACACATACTAGTAATCTTGATAGTCATCAAAAGAATGCAAATTAAGCCACAATCACATCTTCTGCTCACTCACTAAAATGGCTAACATATGAAAGACAGATTCTGCCAATATTGGCAACTGTATAGAACACATAAATCTTGTACATACTTTTCatggaaaatgaaacaaaataaacctaGTTTATCACACACTTAAACATATATCTACCCAATAATATAGCAATTCTGCtagtactttcttttataaaaatttaacttATGTGTTCTCAAAGAGACTATGTATTCTAACCAAAAATTTGAGACAATCCTAATTTTCActaataaataaagaagaaaatggtcCAAAACTAGAGTAAGGCCATGAAGACATATGTGAAAACGCACAGAAGAGTATGTCCACCTTTGTATTCATATGacatacatatttacacacatcATATGTATTTGTAGAGACATACATATTTGTTACATAGCTGTTATAGTTAGAGACATAATTTATCAAGTACAACACAAAACATGTTCCCATTAATGTTCATTTTTGTGTTACACAAAATCTACTTTTCAGTGCTTATGGAAGGGCTTGAGGAATCACTAAAATCCATGCTTTAGATTTCAAAGTTTGGACATAAATATACTCTTCATTCCACCAGAATGACAGGATGTACACCAACAACCTGTTTATTGTACTAATTGATGTCGGCATAATCATTCAATATTCTCTATCTTCAGcttaataattaataatgttATGGATAGTCAGGGTAGAGATAAGGTGCTACTGGGTCCTTGGCCTCTTATTTAAGTAGTTGAGATGAAAGCTTACATAGATTTTCAAAGGTAGCAGGAAACGTTATTTAAGGCAAAGAATAGAAAAGATTAGAATACACTGCAGGGAGCTCAGACTACAGAAGAGAAGATCTTTAAGAGCCCCAATTATTGTTTGTGGCTTTCTTTAATAAGTTTCAAGGGAAGGAGGAGTTTGGTTATTAAATAGTATAGTGAAGGTGGTGCTGTTTTGACTGAGAAATTATGTCATATAATCTTTTTTTGACTATGCGTGTCCCTTTATAAAATGTACCTGGTTTTAATCATTACATGTACAattgtacatacacataaaatgtaggACATTACCCTTAAAATTTCACTTGATAACACAATTTTGACTTATTGTGAATGAATTTAAAACCAGATTATCCTGGATTGGCCTTTCTGCTCTTCCTATTGATATGTTAAAGTATATTTGACTAAGTTTGGTTGTTGTTAGGGAAGAAACTTATCTGTTGTTCCAAGAGGGAAACAGGTATGGTTTTTGGCTGCATTATTGAACAAGgattatacacacagacacacagacacacacacacacacacacacacacacacacacacacacacacatatgtgtgtgtgtgtgtgtgtgtgtgcaggtaaagAACTTGATGTAGTCGGAAAATTTCTCTGGCCCTACCAGACTCCTGTAGTCCTGTGGCCAGCTTATAAAATGATCATtaagaagcttaatattaattaccaatttcatgacccatggcaggcttcttgctagctaactcttatatcttaaattagcccatttctattaatctatgttttgccatgtgttccatggcttaccagtctgttggcatgttgttccttaggccacagctggcatctctctacctctcctttctcttcctcctatctctcttggattttcctgcccgGCTCCATCCTGCGCTGTCATAGGCCAATGcctctttatttatcaaccaatcagaacaacacatattcacaacatacagaaagatatcccccagtatttccccttttctatctaatcaaaaaggaaggttttaactttaacatagtaaaattacatataacaaacagttaccaagcaagtactgcagttacaatatctagtatatttatatttggcaaattcaaagtaaatattctatttattctatatttgtgagtccagggtttcatatttaatttatcttttatcataaccaaagaaaattataactatctagtcttcaaatacatcaaagacctcagaaagatataatattacctaagtaaacaggaaatatattgtaagcaacttccaaaattctaaaaatgacagagacagctgcctgcctcgacaatcatccaaagttcctctgtaacgcTGGGGCATACATCTTCAGCCAGTAGGTCTAGAGttgagtcacttctctctgtgtcctgtagaatatttggcagtctcctctatgaagcaggaacctgaagaatgGTTTCGCctgagtctttgatgtagttgaagactagatagttataattatggttttccttggttatgataagagataaggtagacatgaaactttagactcagaaatataggatagatagaatatgttctttaattttgccaaatataaatagactagatattataactataattcttgcttgataactgttttgttatatgtaattttactatattgaagttaaaaaccttccttttaaatagaaagaaaaggggggaatgATGATTGACAtcgttctgtatgttgtgaatatgtgttgctctgattagttgataaataaaattgcttggccaatggtgaggcagaataaggttaggcgggacattctaactagagagagaagagggaaaaagagagcagaggagacgctgctaatcaccaccaggagaagcaagatgtaaaagtactggtaggctacaagccatgtgacaaagtatgtatttatagaaatgtgttaatttaagatgtaagagctagtgaaaagcttgccatggccatagtttaaaaataatataaaaccaggcattggtggcgcacgcctttaatcccagcactcgggaggcagaggcaggcagatctctgtgagttcgaggccagcctggtctaccaagtgagttccaggaaaggcacaaagctacacagagaaaccctgtctcgaaaaacccaaaaaaataaataaataaataaataaataaataaataaataaataaataaataaataaataaaataatataagcctctgtgtgtttacttgggtctcagCAGTTGCAGAACCAGCAGGACACtggaattttataagtggctgtgggaccttggtgccaGGGGAGTACAGGAAAATTTTCAGCTACAACTTGAGACACCAAGTGCATTGTTAGAGGAGGTTGGTGTGTATGAACTGATCCAAGTACGATCTCAGGTTATTAAGCCGCTCCCTATGTTGGCCTGCCTCAGTAACAGGACATTGATAGGAAAAGGAACTATGCTTTactctgtatttgttttattcttttgcatTTAATGATACCAGTTTTAGCAAATATAGTCTAAAAATGAAACTAATATGACTAAGAAAAAACATGCAAGGGTTCCTGGCTGACCATGAGTCTGAGAAGGCCACTGTTTCTGTCTGTGTTGGAAGAcagttgtgaaaaaaaaaaatctcttgagaCGGTCAGCACCTATATACTCTTTgccataaaatgttttctttctacttcttTCAGTATACTGAACATGCAACATTGAGTATTTTACCAGAAGTCTATGACCCTGGGGTGTCATAAATTCTGAATGTGAATGGAATGGAGAGGCATGGCTGATGGGCAAACTAAGTTTTTCTATTAGACATCACCTACAAAGCTCATGTTCAAAGATGAAATTACCAGAGATTTTCAAGGGGATACTAATGAATTGAACTGTGAGCTCCTCTAGAATTAATATCTTTTACATGTGTCATTTGGAGAAATCCCACCCTAAATATCTAGAAATAGAAGTACAGAGATAATGGATCTATTGACCTGAATTCTGCAGGAGGAGACTTTTGGAGTGCCAACAGAGAAATGAAGCTGAAAGGTAGCATGAAGTCAAAGTTCTTATTGTGTATCCAAGTGGAGATTTCAAGTGGGTCACTAAGAATGGGAGTTCACAGTACTGAAGAAACAAGAGCTGGAGGTTAGACCTGAGCACAATCAGCAGAGCAGTCAAATGGTATGAAAATTCATAAGTGAGAAAAGTTGCTACAAAGAGTAAGTGTATATCAAAAAGACAGATGTAAGGACCAAACCTTGGTATCTGAGTTAGGattctattattttaataaagttcATGACCCAAACCAACTTGAGTCAGAAAGGCTTTTCTTGGCTTACAGGCCCTGATCAGAGCTGGTCATTGagggaaggcaaggcaggaactcaaacaagccAGAAGCATggatcagggcaggaactaaagcaaagATCATGAAGGAAcattgcttattggcttgttccatgtggcttgctcaatctgctttctttttaaacccAGGACTCCCTATCCAGAAGTGGCATGACCCAGattggctgggccctctcacatcaaccattaaccaagaaaatgcctcacagacttgcctacaggcagtGTGATGAAAACAATCCCTCTTACCAAATCACTCTagagtgtgtcaagttgaaaaaaaattaatcaacatACTTGAATTTATCATTCACTGTTCAATTTAGAGTTCAGAAAAGGACTATATGACCTACTCTGGAAATTTGAAAACTATCTTTGTCAAGAAATTAAATGTTTCAAAACTTTTATACTCACCTGTAAATGGAGGCACCTATTTAATATTCTGGAAAATTGTACATCAAAATAATATCTATATTTTCTAGAGTACACAACTGCCTTTTTATTTCAACTGTGTGGTCACTCTACTCTGTTTAATACACCTTATTTATTTCAacctattatatatgtatatatatgtatacatatatagtcaAATTCAattgcttatttttattgttacaacAGGCTAagtataattaattaaaaactctGAAATCCAAATTACTTCATAATCCTAAACTTTGTGAGCACCAACATGATGTCATTGTGGCAGGTCGGGGGAGCTTGCAATTCCATACTTCATACAATCTATATTCTCAGCATACTTTTTTCTATCCCTTCTGCCTGTCAGTTTTGGTCgtgtggcacacatgtgccatgatgtacctgtggaggtgagaggacaaacTGAAAGAGTagatttttacctgctgagcccctTGAACATGCCCCAgcacattttgtttcattttttgagacaggatctctgtatattgcccagactggccttgatttGCAGCTTAGGTAGAGCTTAAAGTTGTGAAAGCATGTGAGCTACTGTTTCCGTAATAAAATCAACTACTGACAAATGTTTCAAGACAGGATACAAGTCATTCTGCCGTTGAATACATCAGCTGGTAATGACAAGTTTTTAGTACTTTATTTGCAAAGCTGACTATATCCACAGCAAGCAATCATTTGATTGCCTTAAAAACTTATGAACACAGATCCTACTATTCCTAAGAACAACTAAAAATTGTACCTGTAATGAACAATATTCTATATTTCTCAGTTATGTTTACTGTAATTTTATGAACtaagattacattcacagtaaatatatttttttccagttagCTTATGGAGAATAAGAGTGAAATCCTTAAGCAGAACAGTACTTACAGGATATGAGTAACACTTCAAAACTGTTCTGGGCTTTCAGTTTAAAACTAAATGTCTTTGCCATTCCGTAGGACTTATAAAATGTCAAGTTAGCCTCCACTTTGATAACTTACCCACAACTTCCATAGTTGGCACTTCTCCTTCATGATCCTGTAGTGCCTCTTTTAGGTTTCAGTGGAAAAACAAGGGTTTCACTACTATTGATAATCACCATTGTGTGAAAGGCCTAGAAAGAATATCAAATCTGCTCCTGTTTAAAGCTGAAAGAGCCCGGGTCAAAAAGCTACATGGGTTAGGACTAAATTGATTTTTGTTCTAGCCCAGATTCTTTCAACATGTAGCCATAGAAACTATGCAGAATTTCCTAGAATCTAAAAGCTAAGATTTaactttaatgtttctttttaagtaGGTTCAGACGTGAGCAAGTATTCTTTCATAAAGAGATTAAGTGGGTATGGTGTCAGGAAGCACTGATTGGTGTCAGcatgaaaatcagaaaaaaagaagccacTTTGAATATGTCTGCTAAAGATGGAAATCAATGGACTTGGCTAAACACATGATGAAATAGTCTAAAAAGTACCCAGTGAGTGAGAAACAGCAAGGCAGTCTCATGGTCAAAAACAGGAAGCCATGACATCCATCACTACCAGACTGAGGGATAAGTTAGAGTCAGCTTCACTGGAGCTCCAGGCCAGGGCACTGTctctgtagagcagtggttcatAAGTATTTACATACTAAAGTTATATGGGGACCTGACTCTGGTGTTAGGACtaggaataataaaaaatattttttgtggaTTCTAAAGTAAGTATCCCATGGACCACAATAATAACTATACCAATGATTAGACATTTTTACAGAATGAAAAGCGACAGCCaaactgatttttaaatagaaattggCCTCATGGTGGATGGGAGACTGAGTTAAGAAGGTGTTAACGAACTGCTTCAATCAATGCTTGGTTCCTGCACCACATTTTATGAACCTCTGTCTTAACCACTTCGCACTTTTCTCAAACAAAAGATTGAACCATAAATGTGTGCACTTACTAGAATCCCTTACatttcaggaaacagagaaagattcAGCTCATTGTGCAATTTCATACCAGTTtacaaaagaatataaataacaacaacaaaaatatcatcaaccaactaaaaactaaaaagccACCTGTCGGCTCCTATTAAATCAGTATTTAAAATCATCATTAAGTCACTATATATAGCATCAATTCAGGAGACCCTAATGGCAAACTTACCATTTCTTCTGGGTTTTAGGCTATCAGCGAGCAAGACTGGTACTTTTCACTTCCTCATTTATTTCTAAGTTCTAAATCCTTACTGTCTAGTTTATATCTTGCCtcccaaatttttaaaaactgaaatctttgtaaataaataaataaataagctgcaATAAAGCTTAGATTTGCATCTCTATGATGGAGCCAAGTTGATCATGATGGATTATATTTTCACATGTTATTGAATTTGGTTCACTAGTATTTGTTTGAGAGTTATTTACATCCCTGTTCCTCAGATACAGTGACCTATAATTTTgggggattgtttgtttgtttattttgacacTGTGGGCTTTTCTCTTTTtcgttagtttttttttattattatttttattattttcgtTAGTTTTTTagttaacaaataaaacaaaagagccCTTTTCAAGGACAACAAAGTAAACTGGATGTCGGAAGGAAGCTGGGTGTGAATTTCTAATCAGCTCTTGCCCCCACTTCTTGAAATGAAGACCAAGTTTACCTGGGAACAGAATGAGGCAGCACAGAGACTCATTTGGTGGGGTAGGCAGAGTTGCTCACCTACACTGGATCATTGGCATGGTCTATATGGGCTTTCAGGCAACTGCTGTGTTCCAACTGACATGATTAACATTATTATTGTATGAGGCCATTAAGTAATGACACAGGGAGTTGAGAGAGTAGTTTATGTGGTTGAATTCTGAAACACAATCAGGAAATAATCTTATCTGGTGAAACAataatttcattgtgtgtgtatgtgaagcaAATTTTAAAGAAGATGAGATCATTCTGGGGTTCAATTTCATACATGGTGCTCTTCAAGATGAAGTTGTGCATGAGGTTGGCATACTGTGAGGTAGTAGGATTATCTATGACACTTTCAATGGGAATGTCCCTGTGTTCACCACAATAGTTCTCCTGTACTCTTTTCAGGCTGGGAAGTCTCTTCATTGTCTTTTTCACCTATACCATCTCTGACAGATCCAGCATCCCCTTATCTTGGTAGGTCAACTGTGTTCTGTCCTTTGTCTGGTTTTGTCATTATGGTAATAATGGCTTTGTAAAAAGAACTTGGAAATGTTCCTTCACTTCCTATTTTACAGAAATATTTGAGAATTGATATTtgttcttctttgaaggtctggtagaattctgtactgagtTCATCTGAGTCTGGCCTTTATAAAAATTGAACATAGGTATTTTCTTACAGACTATGTTCAGATTATGgttccccccaactcctcccagatctggCCCATTTCTACACCCATCCAAATTCATaccatttctgtctctttcttattAGAGTCAGATTGGCATCtgagaaaattattattaataataataaaataagataaaatgtaagcaaacaaacagaaaaaaataaaagtcaaggaaaaagcataaaaacacatacatacatgtggtgatatattatgtaccccaatatattgtataccctaataaacttatctggggataaGAGGATAGatccactagattagacatagaggcaagacagtggcacacatccttaatcgtATCACTCGGGaggagattcatctggatctctgtgagttcaaggtcacactggaaacagagccaggcatgctggcacacatttttaatcccagcacttaagatctcacgcctttgctaccaagtatttgaaagcacaaatgcctttaatcccagcactaggaagaaaataagatggtaaggcacagaaaagtatataagacatgagtaaacaggaagtcttgctctggaggctgaagattttgtagaggtaagaacgtgggtggcttgttctgtttctctgatctttcagctttcactccaatgtctggctccaggttttctattgagaagaccttttaagattcatgttacacacacacacacacacacacacacacacacacacacacacatatatatatatacacatttgcacccacaggaatcccataaaaacaaaatcaggaacaatataaagaaaagatctggaaaaaatgtgagaaaacaaaacaaacaaataaactatcCAACAAACCTCCAGTACCGCTGAGTTGGTTTTGTGCAGTCCCTCTATTGCTGGGCATTGGGCCTGCCCTTTAGAGTGGTTTGTAAACCTAGTGAGACACCACTGAAGAGAACTAATTATCAGTTATCAATTATGTGCTTATCAGTTATCAATTATGTGCTTATCAGTTGGAGTTCTCATTCACACCTCTTTGTGCTTGCTGCTGGTCTTGACACCTGCAGAGATCCCCTCACAAAATGACCTTAGTTCATGTCAAGTTAAACATAAAAATTAGACAGTACAAGTACATTATCCATAGAGTTGTATCATCATCACCATAACTGAACTATACATTTTgttatgaggaaaaaaaatcaacctatTACTCATTCCTAGTAAGTCTATGATCAATAGTCTCCTAAAATCCCTACCAACCTTACCTTCTATTTTGTAGCTTATTCTACTTAGTTATTTCATGTAAATAGAGTCATACAATTGCATTGCATAGAACCATAAAAATTTaagatagctgggcagtggtggcgcacgcctttaatcccagcactgggaggcagaggcaggcggatctctgtgagttcaaggccagcctgggctaccaagcgagttccaggaaaggtgcaaagctacacagagaaaccctgtcttgaaaaaaaaaaatttaagataaatTTTCCAAGGTTTATCCATTGTACCAGTACCTTTTACATTGCTGAATACTATGCTTTTGTATGCAAATGTAGCATTTTTtatcagtttattttttaattaacagaCATTCAGACTGCTCCTACTTTTTAATCATTGTCCATAACTTTTTTTTATGAACATCcattttcaagtttttatttgaACACTGCTTTTCACTCTTCTTCAGTTCATATATAACATCATATTATAGGTCTATGGTATAAGAGGGGCAAATCCAGGGAACATTCCTGCAgtcaaacaaataagcaaacaaggaaAAGACTTCGAAGTTACTTTGCAAAAATAACTATCAAATGTCCAgtcaacaaaaaagaatatgttCTGTATTACACtcatcaaggaaataaaaaagaaaattaaaaatcatacaACCCACTTTaccttgctttttctttctctctttccttcacttTCTCATCTATAATTTATTAATAACATAAATTATTAATATGAACAAATAGTAATTATAACGATATTCAGTAAGTAAAATGTATATTACTACATCAATCACAAAACCTGGAGGCATCTAATAAATCAAAAATATATCTATCCTATAGTCCAGCATTGCTTACAACTTATTATCAAAGCACCAGGATTAATATACCCATGGAAGTAACACTGTAAGATTAGCTCTGGTGACTTGAAACAACATGGACTCGCCAGAGAACACAGTCTCAATAAGGATGATTTAGTCTGCTTTGTCCTGTTGGCAAGTCTGTAGGAAAattatcttgattatattaattgaggtgggaagaatcACTCACTGTGGCACTATTCCCTAGACATGGGTCTGGAATGTATGAGAGTGGAGAAAAAGAACTCAGCACTAGCCAGCATACATTCATTCACCACTTTCTGCTTTGGCTGATGATGAGATGTGATCAGTTGCTTCAAGTTCTGTTACCTTGACTTGCATGTGATAAAGGATTGTAACCtggaaatgtgagcacaataaaccctttctcccttaacttcattttgtcagggtatttcatcacagcaacaggaaacaaaattaAGACAACCATGAATAATGGCTCTGAATATGATTATTCCTCAAATGTATGCCatagtaataaaattataatatattcaaataaaagaattttaaacagTAATGAAAGTacaaaaaacaaatgtatatAAAGATATTGatgaatattaaaaacataatGTTGGATAAACAAAGcctatgcatgcacatatacacacaactattaataagaaaaaataatctatAGTGTTACAAGTCAGATAATTGATCCTTTTGAACACAACAATGACTAGTAAAGCTATATTTTACTTCTAGTCATATTCTAATTCTAGTGTTTACATGAACATTTTAGTGTTTTCCATGAAATTGATATCATTACAATATTGTGGCTGTATGTTATAAGTACAGCATATCTGCAACATGTACAGACACATTTGTAATTTCccacaatgtcagaatttattgaataacaatATGTTTACaagctatatttattttcttgtcttaaATTTACCACATGACACTGATTTCACTTAACAGTGTAGCTGTTGGCAATTCTAGGTTCTTTTATTCTCATCTTAATCACTAATATTAAGTCTTAGTCATATACCACACTTACTAGAAATAGTTATAAATATATgttaaagaatggataaaaggTTAAAGAGGTTGAGAAGCtattgaattcacagaaatctcaCTGAAGACAGAGGCAAAGCAAAGACAGACACAAAAAGAGTCACTGCAGGTGGTTACATAGGATACTAATTAGTCAGGGAGCTGTTGGAAGTATTCAGCAGAGCTCTTCCAAGCACTGCTAATTCAATGCAGTCTTTTCAAGTCAAGTCGAGCTATGCACAGGTCATTGCAGTGCTAAGTGTAAGAATAATGAGTGGATCTCATCAAGTTGTGGGAACTATGGTAAGCTGAGTCCCCAGTAACAGTCTGGAGTCCTTTGCCTGCTGATTCCATGATACACATAGACTTGATGGTCAGATGACAGATTGGGGGTGCTATCATGCTCTAGTGTTAAGTGTCCTTCCTTAGGTGTGGGAGATTTATACATTTTGATGTAGTGTGTTCAATAAATAACAAGCTTGACTTTGGAGATATTGTTTTAATATATCCGTGTGCCCACATCTCTCAAGTCTACATCAAAATGTTCACAGGTAGCACATTTTCACTTGCACAAATAAGCTTGTGCCCCACAGTTCATGCTCCACTGACAGGAGGCCATTATCAACTTTCACAAGAAAGATACAGAGTCGTTCTGCCTTGGCATTTGTACTCAAAATACAGCTAACTGTTGGTTTGTAAAACAGAGTCAAATAAGACAAGACATAGCCTGGAACTTCTTGTTACACACAATATGAAATAGCTCAAAGGACAGAAGTAACTCCAAAGAAAGTGAGTTCTGCTTTCCACAATTTGTATGTAAGTATACTAAAACACATtcacaaaaagttttaaaatgtgcatGATATACTGATTGAGGCTCTAATGCCTAGTAGAAAATGGCTAGATAAAGAAATTTCAATCAAGTATTTAAAACTCTATTAAGAGGGTAGATCTTTTATTAGCTGTCCCTGTCAAAATAAACAAGAATGTAAAAGTAACACAAAATtgattctgtatgtgtgtgataacATCTGTATCTCACTTATAATGTTTATTCCATTAAGATTTCACTCTTATTTGGGTCACCCTGAGTCCCATGGCTGCTTGCCAGTAAATAACTACCTCCTCTTGGCCAATCTTCTTTTGAGActcctctgatcccagcact
This genomic interval carries:
- the LOC131908051 gene encoding dynein light chain roadblock-type 1-like — translated: MKRLPSLKRVQENYCGEHRDIPIESVIDNPTTSQYANLMHNFILKSTMYEIEPQNDLIFFKICFTYTHNEIIVSPDKIIS